A region from the Pseudomonas sp. P8_229 genome encodes:
- a CDS encoding FecR domain-containing protein, whose product MRPDEAVIDEAAQWMALLQSGEASSGERAAFEAWRAADPRHQRIIEQMGGGLNLLRHPTLRGLPRNSLLHSLNAPSSRRRFLSGSLSVLGIAVLAGLLGRRYGWLPEAGELATGIGERRDFTLEDGSALSLNARTRVVAQFDPLQRLLALRSGELLVDVAKDRARPFMVETEHGRMRALGTRFLVQQNDDFTRLVMLHSQVEVVTAGGARQVVEAGESLAFNAQDILALQRSNGQESAWVQGRLEVHDRPLSEVIDSLRRYRRGILHLSPEVADLRLSGLYPLDDSDRTLQLLERSLPIRVTWHNPYWVSIGARL is encoded by the coding sequence ATGAGGCCGGACGAAGCGGTGATCGATGAGGCCGCGCAGTGGATGGCGCTGTTGCAGTCCGGCGAAGCCAGTAGCGGCGAGCGTGCGGCGTTCGAGGCATGGCGAGCGGCTGACCCACGGCACCAGCGGATCATCGAACAAATGGGCGGCGGCCTGAACCTGCTGCGTCATCCAACCCTGCGCGGGCTGCCGCGCAACAGCCTGCTGCACAGCCTGAATGCACCATCGAGTCGACGGCGTTTTCTCAGCGGCAGCCTGAGTGTGCTCGGTATCGCTGTGCTGGCCGGGTTACTCGGGCGCCGCTACGGCTGGCTGCCGGAGGCCGGGGAGCTGGCAACCGGCATCGGCGAGCGGCGCGATTTCACCCTGGAGGATGGCAGTGCGCTGAGTCTGAATGCGCGGACGCGGGTGGTGGCGCAGTTTGATCCGCTGCAGCGCCTGTTGGCGTTGCGCAGCGGCGAGTTGCTGGTCGACGTGGCCAAGGACCGCGCGCGACCGTTTATGGTCGAGACCGAGCACGGCCGGATGCGTGCCCTCGGGACCCGATTTCTGGTGCAGCAGAACGACGATTTTACCCGCTTGGTGATGCTGCATTCGCAGGTCGAAGTGGTCACGGCCGGCGGTGCGCGGCAAGTGGTGGAGGCGGGGGAGAGTCTGGCGTTCAACGCGCAGGACATTCTGGCTCTGCAGCGCAGCAACGGTCAGGAAAGCGCCTGGGTGCAAGGTCGCCTGGAAGTGCACGACCGGCCGCTGAGCGAAGTGATCGACAGCCTGCGTCGCTATCGCCGGGGCATCCTGCACCTGAGTCCCGAGGTGGCCGACTTGCGCCTGAGCGGTCTCTATCCGCTCGATGACAGTGACCGCACGCTGCAACTGCTGGAGCGTTCGCTGCCGATCCGCGTCACCTGGCACAACCCGTACTGGGTCAGCATCGGCGCGCGGTTATAG
- a CDS encoding TonB-dependent receptor, with product MISFKQQLPRLTLAAALALGLGPIAVHAQDSVAQVYTFDIASGPLDEVLLDISRQTGVPISFSQNLVQGKRSSAVRGALGGRQAVEKALLGSGLQVEQSAQGLSVREGEASTPLAAKVSAVAPATSADYRMEKVTVTGSRIARAQSDGATPVNVITHEEMEARGYKNVYDALATQTQNTGMTQGEDYGNTWQPAASAINLRGLGPNHTLVLINGRRVADYPTPYDGKVNFTNLANIPSAVIERIEILSSGASAIYGSDAIAGVVNIILKKQINGVDVNLKGGTSERGGGDNQRLQISGGGSWGDFDGLFGVELTNRDPIWADDRGFMQSGPLADVGYRRDLSNNRYLGPGCGAYQGTFDNKLLNNGGRCRTDQMYSDYWTIQTQKENYDGYTRGTWHFSDSGQVFADLMYGLDHIQNNTRGPTFTSPDFINQNSGNLERWYRRYGEEEIGGRTSNNSKWTDTSWTGTLGLSDKIADTGWSYDLAANRSEYRSVRTTRYTPLSSIQDFYLGPQLGTRDGYPVFAPDTSRLDRPLTPQEWQQFRSNLTQRSKSVSTSYNASINGDLFDLPAGPVGFAGVLEAGKQEYRVDPDDGLNDGTFYGVSPAQSSGGSRKRYAAGGEFSIPVTDTVLATVAGRWDQYKFSDRSEQQKTYNLGLEWRPISSLLLRGSYGTSFRAPDLNYIYQSDSNGYYPAQIDYYGCSQGVQGACDRGRVDYTQSGTPNLESERGKSWTYGFVWSPSRNFDFSTDFWRVEIDDLLTTVDENRLLQQENECRNGTQDINSANCQSTLARIDRNPGTAAIDPNQLQRVRVNAINAASERVSGLDFKSNIRWGAGQYGAFSSALGYTLVLSHFYKESDEAPTQDWRTSQTNYDWRSKVNASLTWDYQKATATLMGIRYGSVTNGAGDGRLSPWTVFNASARYKLNDRASVGLTVNNVLNQIKHDDSAGWPYYPTGNYDPYGRQWWLDVSYHFGS from the coding sequence ATGATTTCATTCAAACAACAATTACCTCGCTTGACCCTCGCCGCCGCCCTGGCGCTGGGGCTTGGGCCGATCGCGGTTCATGCGCAGGATTCGGTCGCTCAGGTATACACCTTCGACATTGCCAGCGGGCCACTCGATGAGGTGCTGCTGGACATCTCGCGCCAGACCGGCGTACCGATTTCCTTCAGCCAGAACCTGGTGCAAGGCAAGCGCAGCAGTGCGGTACGCGGTGCGTTGGGCGGGCGTCAGGCGGTGGAGAAGGCGCTGCTCGGCAGCGGCCTGCAAGTCGAGCAAAGCGCTCAGGGCCTGAGCGTGCGCGAAGGCGAGGCGAGCACGCCGCTGGCGGCAAAAGTCAGCGCCGTGGCACCGGCCACCAGCGCCGATTACCGCATGGAAAAAGTCACCGTCACCGGCTCGCGCATCGCCCGCGCGCAGAGCGATGGCGCGACCCCGGTCAACGTCATCACCCACGAAGAGATGGAAGCGCGCGGCTACAAGAACGTCTATGACGCCTTGGCGACGCAGACGCAAAACACCGGCATGACCCAGGGCGAGGACTACGGCAACACCTGGCAACCGGCGGCCAGCGCGATCAACCTGCGCGGCCTCGGCCCCAACCACACACTGGTGTTGATCAACGGTCGACGCGTCGCCGATTACCCGACGCCATACGACGGCAAGGTCAACTTCACCAACCTGGCGAACATTCCCTCGGCGGTCATCGAGCGGATTGAAATCCTCAGCAGCGGAGCCTCGGCGATCTACGGTTCGGACGCGATTGCCGGGGTGGTCAACATCATCCTCAAGAAGCAGATCAATGGCGTCGACGTCAATCTCAAGGGCGGCACCAGCGAGCGGGGCGGGGGTGACAACCAGCGCCTGCAAATCAGCGGTGGTGGCAGTTGGGGCGATTTCGACGGTCTGTTCGGCGTGGAGCTGACCAATCGCGATCCGATCTGGGCCGACGACCGTGGCTTCATGCAGAGCGGGCCGCTGGCGGACGTCGGTTACCGCCGCGACCTGAGCAACAACCGCTACCTGGGCCCCGGCTGCGGCGCCTATCAAGGCACCTTCGATAACAAACTGCTCAACAACGGTGGCCGCTGCCGCACCGATCAGATGTACAGCGATTACTGGACCATCCAGACGCAAAAGGAAAACTACGACGGCTACACCCGTGGCACCTGGCATTTCAGCGACAGCGGTCAGGTGTTTGCCGACTTGATGTATGGTCTCGACCACATCCAGAACAACACCCGTGGCCCGACGTTCACCTCGCCGGATTTCATCAACCAGAACAGCGGTAATCTGGAGCGCTGGTACCGCCGTTACGGTGAAGAGGAAATCGGCGGTCGCACCAGCAACAACAGCAAGTGGACCGACACCTCATGGACCGGCACCCTCGGCCTCTCGGACAAGATCGCCGACACCGGCTGGAGCTACGATCTGGCGGCCAACCGCTCGGAATACCGCAGCGTCAGGACCACACGCTACACGCCGCTGTCCTCGATTCAGGATTTCTACCTCGGCCCGCAACTGGGTACGCGTGACGGCTACCCGGTGTTCGCTCCCGATACGTCGCGCCTCGACCGACCGCTGACGCCGCAGGAATGGCAGCAGTTTCGCAGCAACCTGACCCAGCGCAGCAAGTCGGTCTCGACCAGCTACAACGCTTCGATCAATGGCGATCTGTTTGACTTGCCGGCCGGCCCGGTGGGATTCGCCGGCGTGCTGGAGGCGGGCAAGCAGGAATACCGCGTCGACCCGGATGACGGCCTGAATGACGGCACTTTCTACGGCGTCAGCCCGGCGCAAAGCTCCGGTGGTTCGCGCAAGCGTTATGCCGCCGGTGGCGAGTTCAGCATTCCGGTCACCGACACCGTGCTGGCAACAGTGGCGGGGCGCTGGGACCAGTACAAATTCAGCGATCGTTCCGAACAGCAGAAGACCTACAACCTCGGGCTGGAATGGCGCCCGATCAGCAGCCTGTTGCTGCGCGGCAGCTATGGCACCAGTTTCCGTGCGCCGGACCTGAACTACATCTACCAGTCCGACAGCAACGGCTATTACCCGGCGCAGATCGACTACTACGGTTGCAGCCAGGGCGTGCAGGGCGCGTGTGATCGCGGGCGGGTCGATTACACCCAGAGCGGCACGCCAAACCTTGAGTCCGAGCGCGGTAAATCCTGGACCTACGGTTTTGTCTGGTCGCCGTCACGCAATTTCGATTTCTCCACCGATTTCTGGCGTGTAGAGATCGACGACCTGCTGACCACCGTCGACGAAAACCGCCTGTTGCAGCAAGAGAACGAATGCCGCAACGGTACGCAGGACATCAACTCGGCCAACTGCCAGTCGACCCTGGCGCGCATTGATCGCAACCCGGGCACTGCCGCCATCGATCCGAATCAGTTGCAACGGGTGCGAGTCAACGCGATCAACGCCGCCAGCGAGCGGGTCAGCGGTCTGGACTTCAAAAGCAACATCCGCTGGGGCGCCGGCCAGTACGGCGCGTTCAGCTCGGCGCTGGGCTACACCCTGGTGCTGTCGCATTTCTACAAGGAGTCGGACGAGGCTCCGACTCAGGACTGGCGCACTTCGCAAACCAATTACGACTGGCGCAGCAAGGTCAACGCCAGTCTGACCTGGGATTACCAGAAGGCCACGGCGACGCTGATGGGCATTCGCTATGGGTCGGTGACCAACGGCGCGGGTGACGGGCGCCTGTCGCCGTGGACGGTGTTCAACGCCAGTGCGCGATACAAACTCAATGACCGCGCCAGCGTCGGGCTGACCGTGAACAACGTGCTCAACCAGATCAAACACGATGACTCGGCTGGCTGGCCGTATTACCCGACCGGTAACTATGACCCGTACGGGCGGCAGTGGTGGCTGGATGTGAGTTATCACTTCGGCAGTTGA
- a CDS encoding MbcA/ParS/Xre antitoxin family protein: MPSVKVPRLTGVKRAEGRPVDLLVHGQNIGDDAFLIVDLTDEGFELNDVVNMLSTSELYLQGDMVKRITGKSVSTVRRLLKEGKTVRLDPQQSVVAYQYALVLEKATRAFGRQSRAEEWLRKPSTYLNGRVPVELIRHSLGFQMVEQYLGQLIYGVYT, encoded by the coding sequence ATGCCCAGCGTCAAGGTACCCCGGCTGACGGGGGTGAAGAGGGCGGAGGGCAGACCTGTCGACTTGCTCGTCCATGGCCAGAACATAGGCGACGACGCCTTTCTGATTGTTGACCTGACCGACGAAGGTTTTGAGCTGAACGATGTCGTCAACATGCTTTCAACGTCTGAGCTTTATCTGCAAGGCGACATGGTCAAACGCATCACCGGCAAGTCGGTCAGCACCGTACGGCGATTACTGAAGGAAGGTAAAACGGTACGGCTTGACCCGCAGCAGAGCGTTGTCGCCTACCAATATGCGTTGGTGCTGGAAAAGGCCACTCGCGCCTTCGGGAGGCAGTCACGGGCCGAGGAGTGGCTGCGCAAACCCAGCACCTACCTGAACGGACGCGTACCGGTGGAGTTGATCCGGCATTCACTGGGGTTTCAGATGGTGGAGCAGTATCTGGGGCAACTGATATACGGGGTTTACACATGA
- a CDS encoding RES family NAD+ phosphorylase, whose protein sequence is MNPLPWDDHWYAWRLDAEVYGGTWDSGMGSNLNGGRWNIPGRRVVYASVDPSSAILEVAAHQSFDALDSEPYVLTCFEVVSEAKVKIVQPEDVPNPYWLSPAKPSPNQQLFADALLAEHPFVLIPSAATRHSWNLLVSCELAEGQFRMVSQERFGLDTRLLREMELA, encoded by the coding sequence ATGAATCCCTTGCCCTGGGACGATCACTGGTATGCCTGGCGGCTGGACGCCGAGGTTTACGGAGGGACGTGGGACAGCGGGATGGGTTCAAATCTCAATGGTGGCCGATGGAACATACCCGGGCGGCGAGTCGTTTATGCATCAGTCGATCCGTCCTCGGCCATTCTGGAGGTGGCAGCCCATCAAAGCTTTGATGCGCTGGACAGTGAACCTTATGTGCTCACGTGTTTTGAAGTCGTCAGCGAAGCAAAAGTGAAAATCGTGCAGCCGGAGGATGTGCCGAATCCTTATTGGTTGAGCCCCGCCAAGCCATCCCCCAATCAACAACTGTTCGCCGATGCGTTATTGGCTGAGCATCCGTTTGTACTGATCCCCTCGGCGGCAACCCGGCACTCGTGGAATCTGCTGGTAAGCTGCGAATTGGCGGAGGGGCAGTTCAGGATGGTTTCCCAGGAGCGGTTTGGGCTGGATACAAGATTGCTGAGGGAGATGGAGCTGGCTTGA
- a CDS encoding TonB-dependent receptor: protein MIQFSPVRSRLSLALLLAINTLPAVAADEPTTQLQRVEVTGTAIRRVDAETAVPVTILRVEELREQGVSTTEELVSRISANQSSVGSGRSVGSSSGGASYADLRGIGPNKTLVLLNGRRLSNNATNAINGSGVDLNTIPFAAIDRVEVLRDGASALYGTDAIGGVINFITKTSLTEGQLSTNYDTPTHAGGGESRNFSGSWGFGDLQDDRFNVFGVVSYDKQQRLAAEDRGYSYNYQPGRGLDYTSGTASPANWSQGSNATNPLAGSGCNAPGLLARNGICRQSLWNYLDLVPETEKTSAFAKATGKLSDDHNVSLEYFWARNENRTQIGPGTLMGNQISPGTTFYPGNGITPGPNGFALDPTQPVDVNWRETAVGARQHEDDNTGQRLLLSFDGSVVGWDYNVGASYNQNKVVNAIEAGYVNDRAVSAGIANGIINPFGAQTAAGQALLAANAVDGDYSTAVGRVKAIDGRVSREIGDWFGAGPSALALGGEYRKEDFHQDFAQFAADVQSLGVDPNASVAGDRSVSAQYAEVNVPVLDSLELSAAVRHDKYSDFGSTTNPKYSFRFQPFKELVVRGAYSEGFRAPSLYELYNPNFTTFTVANYNDPRLCAGGNPSNGGIANRDCAQQFYSRTGGNTDLSPETARNVTLGFVYQPFERLSTGLDFWWINIANQIAEFPESAVFENPELYPDRLIRKPDGSIDHIVTGLANLGKIKTNGVDVSFDYRLPSTPYGNFGIGLQGTYVSRYEYQQQLKGDYIDKLGDFRGGDFASAGAVARWRHSLTGSWNYGPYGVALTNRYTSGYHDSDRETHDYVGSYNVWDLAGTYTWRKTLSVTLGAKNLFDREPPFSNQTYTFQSGYDPKYGDPFGRTLYTRVSYKF, encoded by the coding sequence ATGATTCAGTTTTCACCCGTTAGATCCCGTTTGAGCCTGGCTTTGCTGCTGGCGATCAATACCTTGCCGGCAGTCGCTGCCGACGAACCCACGACCCAGTTGCAACGGGTGGAAGTCACCGGTACGGCGATTCGTCGGGTCGATGCGGAAACTGCAGTACCGGTCACCATTCTGCGAGTTGAAGAACTGCGCGAGCAGGGGGTGAGCACCACCGAAGAACTGGTCAGCCGGATTTCCGCCAATCAGTCTTCGGTCGGTTCCGGCCGCTCGGTGGGGTCGAGCAGCGGCGGGGCGTCGTATGCCGATTTGCGCGGTATCGGCCCGAACAAGACGCTGGTACTGCTCAATGGCCGGCGGCTGAGTAACAACGCGACCAATGCGATCAATGGCTCCGGGGTTGACCTGAACACCATTCCGTTCGCCGCCATTGATCGCGTCGAAGTCCTGCGTGACGGCGCTTCGGCGTTGTACGGCACCGATGCGATCGGCGGGGTGATCAACTTCATCACCAAGACCAGCCTCACCGAAGGCCAACTCAGCACCAACTACGACACGCCGACCCATGCCGGCGGTGGTGAAAGTCGCAACTTCAGCGGCAGCTGGGGCTTCGGCGATTTGCAGGATGACCGTTTCAACGTGTTTGGCGTGGTCAGTTATGACAAGCAGCAACGCCTGGCCGCCGAAGATCGTGGCTACAGCTACAACTACCAGCCCGGACGCGGTCTCGATTACACCTCCGGCACCGCATCGCCGGCCAACTGGAGTCAGGGCAGCAACGCTACCAACCCATTGGCCGGTTCAGGTTGCAACGCCCCGGGTCTGCTGGCACGCAATGGTATCTGCCGCCAGAGCCTGTGGAACTACCTCGATCTGGTGCCGGAAACCGAGAAGACCTCGGCGTTCGCCAAAGCCACCGGCAAGCTCTCGGACGACCACAACGTCAGCCTCGAATACTTTTGGGCACGCAACGAAAACCGCACGCAGATCGGCCCCGGCACGCTGATGGGCAACCAGATCAGCCCCGGCACGACGTTCTATCCCGGCAACGGCATTACCCCGGGCCCCAACGGTTTCGCCCTCGACCCGACACAACCGGTGGATGTGAACTGGCGCGAAACCGCAGTCGGCGCTCGTCAGCATGAAGACGACAACACCGGCCAGCGTTTGCTGTTGAGTTTCGACGGCAGCGTGGTCGGCTGGGATTACAACGTCGGTGCGTCGTACAACCAGAACAAAGTGGTCAATGCCATCGAGGCTGGCTACGTCAACGACCGCGCCGTGAGCGCCGGTATTGCCAACGGTATCATCAATCCGTTTGGCGCCCAGACTGCTGCCGGGCAGGCGTTGCTGGCAGCCAACGCGGTGGATGGCGATTACTCGACGGCGGTCGGGCGGGTCAAAGCGATTGACGGACGTGTCAGCCGCGAGATTGGCGACTGGTTCGGTGCCGGCCCTTCGGCACTGGCACTGGGCGGCGAGTATCGCAAGGAGGATTTCCATCAGGACTTCGCGCAGTTCGCCGCCGATGTGCAAAGCCTGGGTGTCGATCCGAATGCCAGCGTTGCCGGTGATCGCAGCGTTTCGGCGCAGTACGCCGAGGTCAACGTGCCGGTGCTCGACAGCCTCGAACTGTCCGCCGCCGTGCGGCATGACAAGTACAGCGACTTCGGCAGCACCACCAACCCGAAATATTCGTTCCGCTTCCAGCCGTTCAAGGAGCTGGTGGTGCGTGGCGCCTACAGTGAGGGTTTCCGTGCGCCTTCGCTGTACGAGTTGTATAACCCCAACTTCACCACGTTCACTGTCGCCAACTACAACGATCCACGGCTGTGCGCCGGTGGCAACCCGAGCAACGGCGGGATCGCCAACCGCGACTGCGCCCAGCAGTTCTACAGCCGCACCGGCGGCAACACTGACCTCAGCCCGGAAACGGCGCGCAACGTCACCCTCGGTTTCGTCTATCAGCCGTTCGAGCGCCTGAGCACCGGGCTGGATTTCTGGTGGATCAACATTGCCAACCAGATCGCCGAGTTCCCGGAGTCAGCGGTGTTCGAGAACCCGGAGCTGTACCCGGATCGCCTGATCCGCAAGCCTGACGGCTCCATCGATCACATCGTTACGGGCCTCGCCAACCTCGGCAAGATCAAGACCAACGGCGTCGACGTCAGCTTCGATTACCGGTTGCCGAGCACCCCGTACGGTAACTTCGGCATTGGCCTGCAAGGCACGTACGTCAGCCGTTACGAGTACCAGCAGCAGCTCAAGGGCGACTACATCGACAAGCTTGGCGATTTCCGTGGCGGCGACTTTGCTTCGGCCGGCGCCGTGGCCCGCTGGCGTCACAGCCTGACCGGCAGCTGGAACTACGGCCCCTACGGCGTCGCCCTGACCAACCGTTACACCAGCGGCTACCACGACTCCGACCGCGAGACCCACGATTACGTTGGCTCGTACAACGTCTGGGATCTGGCCGGCACCTATACCTGGCGCAAAACCCTCAGCGTAACCCTCGGCGCGAAGAACCTGTTCGACCGCGAGCCGCCGTTCAGCAACCAGACCTACACCTTCCAGAGCGGCTACGACCCGAAATACGGCGATCCGTTTGGCCGGACGCTGTACACGCGGGTCAGCTACAAGTTCTGA
- a CDS encoding extracellular solute-binding protein, whose translation MFSRLILFSAVALLTSFSWAAPQPALTVYGEAPKYAPDFQHLAYANPNAPKGGTLRRSSLESGPFDHLIPYIDKGTGVADVDGWLYAPLAYRSKDEPYSVYGLVAQQMELDADRRWLRFYLNPKARFDDGTPITAEDVRYTFELFTTQGSLKYRQQFRDVAEVVVESPTQVRFNFKNNDSRTLPLDLATLPVLPEHWWRTRNFAEGAGFEIPPGSGPYRISAVDAGRSVKFQRVADWWAKDLPITRGLYNFDHLSVEFFADTDVSRQVLKAGGFDYNREFSATSYTIGYAGAALEQGKLLREHLAPGAAQGSQGFVFNLQKPLFQDRRVRQAIAMLWDFEWSNRQMMRSMYLRQRSYFSHSALAATELPDAEELEILEPWRGKIPDEVFTRVFEAPKTDGSGNIRAEQLQALKLLEAAGWKPHGDQLVNASGEPLQFTFLNGQKGFERLLLPFKRNLAQIGIGFDIRQVDTAQYTNRVRNRDYDMIVVGYPVSQAPGREMFNYFGADGADDPGSNNYMVLRDPAVDALLEGLVQADNRDSLLRHAHALDRVLQWGYYWIPNYYPPGISTVWWNRFGRPATAPLYDAGLDTWWEISPTALTSTQLQQQQKEYAHVGL comes from the coding sequence ATGTTCTCCAGACTCATTTTATTCAGTGCCGTTGCGCTTTTAACCTCATTCAGTTGGGCCGCCCCGCAACCAGCGCTGACGGTCTACGGCGAGGCCCCCAAATACGCCCCGGACTTCCAGCACCTGGCCTACGCCAACCCCAACGCCCCGAAGGGTGGCACCCTGCGCCGCTCCTCGCTGGAAAGCGGCCCGTTCGATCACCTGATTCCCTACATCGACAAAGGTACCGGCGTGGCCGATGTCGACGGCTGGCTCTACGCGCCGCTGGCTTATCGCAGCAAGGACGAGCCCTACAGTGTCTACGGCCTGGTGGCTCAGCAGATGGAGCTGGATGCAGATCGCCGCTGGCTGCGTTTCTACCTCAATCCCAAGGCCAGGTTTGACGATGGCACGCCGATCACCGCCGAAGACGTGCGCTACACCTTCGAGCTGTTCACCACCCAGGGCAGTCTCAAATACCGCCAACAGTTTCGCGATGTCGCCGAAGTCGTGGTGGAGTCGCCGACGCAAGTGCGCTTCAACTTCAAGAACAACGACAGCCGCACCTTGCCGCTGGATCTGGCGACGCTTCCAGTGCTGCCCGAACACTGGTGGCGCACGCGCAACTTCGCCGAGGGCGCCGGTTTCGAGATCCCGCCGGGCAGTGGCCCGTACCGTATCAGCGCGGTGGACGCCGGACGCAGTGTGAAGTTTCAGCGCGTCGCCGACTGGTGGGCCAAGGACCTGCCGATCACTCGCGGGCTGTACAACTTCGATCACTTGAGCGTGGAGTTCTTTGCCGACACCGATGTTTCCAGGCAAGTGCTCAAGGCTGGCGGCTTCGACTACAACCGCGAGTTTTCCGCGACCAGCTACACCATCGGCTATGCGGGGGCGGCGCTGGAGCAGGGCAAATTGCTTCGTGAACATCTCGCGCCCGGCGCCGCGCAAGGTTCGCAAGGTTTCGTGTTCAATCTGCAGAAACCGCTGTTTCAGGATCGCCGGGTGCGTCAGGCCATCGCCATGCTCTGGGACTTCGAGTGGAGCAATCGGCAGATGATGCGCAGCATGTACCTGCGCCAGCGCAGTTACTTCTCGCACAGTGCGTTGGCGGCCACTGAGTTGCCGGATGCCGAGGAACTGGAAATCCTCGAACCGTGGCGCGGCAAGATTCCTGACGAGGTCTTCACCCGGGTGTTCGAAGCACCGAAAACCGACGGCAGCGGCAACATCCGCGCCGAGCAGTTGCAAGCGTTGAAATTGCTGGAGGCCGCCGGCTGGAAACCTCATGGCGATCAATTGGTGAACGCCAGTGGCGAGCCGCTGCAGTTCACCTTCCTTAACGGCCAGAAGGGCTTCGAGCGCTTGCTGTTGCCGTTCAAGCGCAACCTGGCACAGATCGGCATCGGTTTCGATATCCGCCAGGTCGACACCGCGCAATACACCAACCGCGTGCGCAATCGTGACTACGACATGATCGTGGTCGGCTATCCGGTGAGCCAGGCGCCAGGGCGCGAGATGTTCAATTACTTCGGCGCCGACGGGGCGGACGATCCCGGCTCCAACAACTACATGGTGCTGCGCGATCCGGCTGTCGATGCGTTGCTTGAAGGGCTGGTGCAGGCCGACAACCGCGACAGCCTGTTGCGTCATGCCCACGCTTTGGATCGGGTGTTGCAGTGGGGTTATTACTGGATTCCCAACTACTACCCGCCGGGGATTTCCACGGTATGGTGGAACCGTTTCGGCCGCCCGGCGACGGCGCCGCTGTACGACGCCGGGCTCGACACTTGGTGGGAAATCAGCCCGACCGCGCTGACCTCCACGCAGCTGCAGCAACAGCAAAAGGAGTACGCCCATGTGGGGTTATAG
- a CDS encoding microcin C ABC transporter permease YejB, with protein sequence MWGYSLRRLLLIVPTLLAILLVNFVIVQAAPGGPVEQAIARLQGIGVGAAVGGGHVETMGGESRATRGLDPKLVADIERQYGFDKPAGERLWLMLKSYARLDFGQSFFRGASVTELIWQKLPVTLSLGLWATLITYLVSIPLGIRKAVHNGSAFDVWSSVAIIIGYAMPGFLFALLLIIVFAGGSALDWFPVRGLVSDNFAELSLWAKVADYFWHLVLPVTALVIGGFATLTILTKNSFLNEISRLYVVTARAKGLSERQVLYGHVFRNAMLLVVAGLPQALVTVFFGGSLLIEVIFSLDGLGRLSYEAAVSRDYPVVFGSLFIFTLFGLLIKLLGDLCYTLVDPRIDFTARTA encoded by the coding sequence ATGTGGGGTTATAGTCTGCGGCGTCTGCTGCTGATCGTGCCGACCTTGCTCGCCATTCTGTTGGTCAATTTCGTCATCGTGCAGGCCGCGCCGGGTGGCCCGGTGGAACAGGCGATTGCGCGCTTGCAGGGCATCGGCGTCGGCGCGGCGGTGGGCGGTGGTCATGTGGAAACCATGGGTGGCGAATCCCGCGCCACCCGTGGCCTCGATCCGAAACTGGTGGCTGACATCGAGCGCCAGTACGGCTTCGACAAACCCGCCGGTGAACGCCTGTGGCTGATGCTCAAAAGCTACGCGCGGCTGGACTTCGGCCAGAGTTTTTTCCGGGGTGCCAGTGTCACCGAACTGATCTGGCAGAAGCTGCCGGTGACCTTGTCGCTGGGCTTGTGGGCGACATTGATCACTTATCTGGTGTCGATTCCGCTGGGCATTCGCAAAGCGGTGCACAACGGCTCGGCGTTCGATGTCTGGAGCAGCGTGGCGATCATCATCGGCTATGCGATGCCGGGGTTTCTGTTTGCGCTGCTGCTGATCATCGTGTTTGCCGGCGGCAGTGCGCTGGACTGGTTTCCGGTGCGCGGACTGGTCTCGGACAACTTCGCCGAGTTGTCGCTGTGGGCCAAGGTCGCGGACTACTTCTGGCATCTGGTGTTGCCGGTCACCGCGCTGGTCATCGGCGGATTCGCCACGCTGACGATCCTCACCAAAAACAGCTTTCTCAACGAGATCTCGCGGCTGTACGTGGTGACGGCACGGGCCAAGGGCCTGAGTGAACGTCAGGTGTTGTACGGCCATGTGTTCCGCAACGCGATGCTGCTGGTGGTTGCCGGTCTTCCTCAGGCGCTGGTGACGGTGTTTTTCGGCGGTTCGCTGCTGATCGAAGTGATCTTCTCGCTGGATGGCCTCGGCCGCCTGAGCTACGAAGCGGCGGTGTCGCGCGATTATCCGGTGGTGTTCGGTTCGCTGTTCATCTTCACCCTGTTCGGCCTGCTGATAAAACTGCTCGGCGACCTGTGTTACACGCTGGTCGATCCGCGCATCGACTTCACCGCGAGGACTGCCTGA